A portion of the Malania oleifera isolate guangnan ecotype guangnan chromosome 3, ASM2987363v1, whole genome shotgun sequence genome contains these proteins:
- the LOC131151477 gene encoding proline-rich receptor-like protein kinase PERK9 produces MGGPMPNIPLFIPTVPAHGFLGAGTPPLVASNLGINRTESERRCDPRAPIPVDPSSSLPAFLLGPSLRTSLTPATTQQISGNHPAAATPSPLLRPPLTSKQPPTTPGSTFKPLAAEHHTRTSVAVSAQQLLGLPEPPEHSSSAPPPATVSTNSGHQFQQHLSRLLAPQIPSPPSSAPPPAAGHSHSHPPLEFSATSFSRTPNSRLYYNYHRTSNSSPKPHACCSSPSLSQTQQAATLLSAKLATSLCSSHRLRHPSVTPTAAHIPL; encoded by the exons ATGGGGGgtccaatgccaaatatacctCTATTCATCCCTACTGTGCCAGCACATGGGTTTCTAGGGGcaggaactcctccgttagtagCTTCTAATTTGGGGATAAACAGAActgagtctgagcgtcgttgtgat CCGAGAGCCCCCATACCTGTTGACCCCTCCAGTAGCCTCCCTGCTTTCCTCCTCGGTCCTTCACTCCGAACCAGCTTAACTCCAGCAACGACCCAGCAGATCTCTGGCAACCATCCCGCCGCCGCAACTCCATCCCCACTGCTCCGGCCACCCTTGACGTCGAAGCAACCTCCGACCACACCAGGCAGCACCTTCAAACCCCTTGCTGCCGAGCACCACACCAGAACCTCTGTAGCAGTCTCCGCACAGCAGCTCCTCGGCCTTCCAGAACCACCAGAGCACTCGAGCTCTGCTCCGCCTCCAGCCACCGTGAGCACCAATAGCGGCCACCAATTCCAGCAGCACCTCTCTCGGCTACTTGCTCCTCAGATTCCATCGCCTCCGAGCTCTGCTCCGCCCCCAGCAGCCGGCCACAGCCACAGCCACCCACCGTTGGAATTCTCTGCTACCAGCTTCTCAAGAACACCCAACTCCAGGCTCTACTACAACTATCACCGCACCAGCAACTCCTCGCCTAAGCCCCACGCCTGCTGCTCTTCACCGTCTCTGTCCCAAACGCAGCAAGCCGCCACGCTGCTCTCCGCCAAGCTCGCGACTAGCCTCTGCTCCAGCCATCGTCTTCGACATCCCTCCGTCACGCCCACCGCCGCACACATACCTCTGTAA